The following are encoded together in the Streptomyces rapamycinicus NRRL 5491 genome:
- a CDS encoding FAD:protein FMN transferase yields MGTVFSFDIREVAPADRPRVQAALDGAVVGLHRVDELFSTYRRDSQISRLGRGELTLSRCDPEVRDVLRMCEDAEHRSGGWFTARYAGGRLDPTGLVKGWAVERAARMLVSSGAGSVCVNGGGDVQVHGGPWRVGIADPLRRGELAAIVEARGELAVATSGPAERGCHILDPHTGRPPAQGLASVTVIATSLADADAVATAACAMGAERARPWLGRLPDAEAYLITADGSTWHTSGFARYSAELCV; encoded by the coding sequence ATGGGCACGGTCTTCTCCTTCGACATCCGCGAGGTCGCGCCCGCCGACCGGCCCCGGGTGCAGGCCGCGCTGGACGGGGCCGTGGTGGGGCTGCACCGGGTGGACGAGCTGTTCTCCACCTACCGCCGGGACAGCCAGATCAGCCGGCTGGGGCGCGGTGAGCTGACGCTGTCGCGCTGCGATCCCGAGGTCCGGGACGTGCTGCGGATGTGCGAGGACGCCGAGCACCGCAGCGGTGGCTGGTTCACCGCCCGCTACGCCGGTGGCCGCCTCGACCCGACGGGCCTGGTCAAGGGCTGGGCGGTGGAGCGCGCCGCCCGGATGCTGGTCTCCTCGGGCGCCGGGTCGGTGTGTGTGAACGGCGGCGGCGACGTCCAGGTGCACGGCGGCCCCTGGCGGGTGGGCATCGCCGATCCGCTGCGCCGGGGCGAGCTGGCGGCGATCGTGGAGGCCCGCGGCGAGCTGGCGGTGGCCACCTCGGGCCCGGCCGAGCGGGGCTGCCACATCCTGGACCCCCACACCGGGCGTCCCCCGGCGCAGGGCCTGGCCTCGGTCACCGTGATCGCCACCAGCCTGGCCGACGCGGACGCCGTGGCCACCGCGGCCTGCGCCATGGGCGCCGAGCGCGCCCGCCCCTGGCTGGGACGGCTCCCCGACGCCGAGGCTTATCTCATCACCGCGGACGGCTCCACCTGGCACACCAGCGGCTTCGCCCGCTATTCGGCGGAGCTATGTGTGTAG
- a CDS encoding bile acid:sodium symporter family protein: MRSESKSSAANSPTTAGQAPSPSPEPAAADRAARRAVTVFPLLVLAAGAAGLATPGTFSGWAPNVPYLLGVVMFCMGLTMTPRDFSGVAKRPWAVALGLVAHYVIMPGLGWLIANALGLSPQLAAGVILVGCAPSGTASNVVTYLARGDVALSVSVATVSTVLAPLVTPPLTLLLAGEFLPVDAESMVTDILKTVLLPVIGGLLVRLVAGRFIQRALGLLPWLSAVTIGVIVAIVVAASADAIKSAAALVLLAVVLHNGLGLALGYGAGKLARLGAPASRAMAFEVGMQNSGLAASLAAAHFSPLAALPAAVFSVWHNVSGAVVAAWMSYRARNRSSA; encoded by the coding sequence GTGCGATCCGAATCGAAGAGCTCCGCGGCCAACTCCCCGACGACGGCGGGGCAGGCGCCCTCGCCGTCACCGGAGCCCGCCGCCGCCGACCGCGCGGCCCGGCGGGCCGTGACCGTCTTCCCCCTCCTCGTCCTCGCCGCCGGTGCGGCGGGCCTCGCCACGCCCGGCACCTTCAGCGGCTGGGCGCCGAACGTGCCCTACCTGCTCGGCGTGGTCATGTTCTGCATGGGGCTCACCATGACCCCACGGGACTTCTCCGGTGTGGCCAAGCGGCCGTGGGCGGTGGCGCTCGGGCTGGTCGCGCACTATGTGATCATGCCGGGCCTGGGGTGGCTGATCGCCAACGCCCTCGGTCTCTCACCGCAGTTGGCGGCCGGTGTCATCCTGGTCGGCTGTGCGCCGAGCGGAACGGCCTCGAACGTGGTGACGTATCTGGCGCGCGGCGACGTGGCGCTGTCGGTGTCCGTCGCCACCGTCTCCACGGTGCTCGCGCCGCTGGTCACCCCGCCGCTGACGCTGCTGCTGGCCGGGGAGTTCCTGCCGGTGGACGCGGAGTCGATGGTCACCGACATCCTCAAGACCGTGCTGCTACCGGTGATCGGGGGACTGCTCGTACGGCTCGTCGCCGGGCGGTTCATCCAGCGGGCGCTGGGGCTGCTGCCCTGGCTGTCGGCGGTCACCATCGGCGTGATCGTGGCCATCGTGGTGGCCGCGAGCGCGGACGCCATCAAGTCGGCGGCGGCGCTGGTGCTGCTGGCCGTGGTGCTCCACAACGGACTCGGCCTGGCGCTGGGCTACGGGGCCGGCAAGCTGGCCCGGCTGGGCGCGCCCGCCAGCCGGGCCATGGCCTTCGAGGTCGGCATGCAGAACTCCGGGCTCGCCGCCTCCCTGGCCGCCGCCCACTTCAGCCCGCTGGCCGCGCTCCCGGCCGCGGTGTTCTCCGTCTGGCACAACGTTTCGGGGGCGGTGGTGGCGGCCTGGATGTCGTACCGGGCGCGGAACCGCAGTTCCGCTTAA
- a CDS encoding pyridoxamine 5'-phosphate oxidase family protein, with the protein MGKVYERIDGRLRTFIEEQKMFFTATAPLAGDGTVNLSPKGLAGSFAVVDELTVAYLDFAGSNAETIAHLRENGRITLMWCAFTGPPNIVRVHGRGEPVFRDDPRFSALLNHFPDIDVEDHGLRAIIVVTAELIRDTCGYAVPYLDYREDRPLHASRFRREDDESLDRYFHKKEHIASSIDGLPGLPLPLPPLSST; encoded by the coding sequence ATGGGAAAGGTGTACGAACGTATCGACGGCAGACTCCGCACCTTCATCGAAGAGCAGAAGATGTTCTTCACCGCCACCGCCCCGCTGGCCGGTGACGGCACGGTGAATCTCTCCCCGAAGGGGCTGGCCGGCTCCTTCGCCGTGGTCGACGAACTGACCGTGGCCTATCTGGACTTCGCGGGCAGCAACGCGGAGACCATCGCCCACCTGCGGGAGAACGGCAGGATCACCCTGATGTGGTGCGCCTTCACCGGCCCGCCGAACATCGTGCGCGTCCATGGCCGGGGCGAGCCGGTGTTCCGTGACGATCCACGCTTCTCCGCGCTGCTGAACCACTTCCCGGACATCGATGTCGAAGACCACGGGCTGCGGGCGATCATCGTGGTGACGGCCGAGCTGATCCGGGACACCTGCGGTTACGCGGTCCCCTACCTGGACTACCGCGAGGACCGCCCGCTGCACGCCTCCCGCTTCCGGCGGGAGGACGACGAATCGCTGGACCGCTACTTCCACAAGAAGGAGCACATCGCCAGCAGCATCGACGGTCTGCCGGGGCTTCCGCTGCCGCTGCCGCCACTGAGTTCCACATAG
- a CDS encoding endonuclease/exonuclease/phosphatase family protein produces the protein MNHLNTAPSRRRFLAAAAGLGATAAATSGVAVAATGPPPLRVATFNIHHGASPADVLDLDRVARVIQAMRVDVVGLQEVDRFWKRSGFVDQPAWLGERLGMRHAFGANLDLDPEEPGRPRSQYGTAVLSRWPIRSWTNTHLPLVPGHEQRGLLRATLDVRGGRVEFAVTHLQHDDNQERERQSARIVELLGSAPERTVLVGDLNATSGTPEIRTLTDVLGDVWPQAGTGDGFTYDSTGPHARIDFLLPSHDLRPLTAQVFTADPEASDHLPVVSDLLLPVRHRR, from the coding sequence ATGAATCACCTGAACACCGCCCCCAGCCGCCGCCGGTTCCTCGCCGCGGCGGCCGGCCTCGGCGCCACCGCCGCCGCGACGTCCGGGGTGGCGGTCGCCGCCACCGGCCCGCCGCCGCTGCGCGTGGCCACGTTCAACATCCACCACGGCGCGAGCCCCGCCGACGTCCTGGACCTGGACCGCGTGGCCCGGGTGATCCAGGCCATGCGGGTGGACGTCGTCGGCCTGCAAGAGGTCGACCGGTTCTGGAAGCGCAGCGGCTTCGTCGACCAGCCGGCCTGGCTGGGCGAACGGCTGGGGATGCGTCACGCCTTCGGCGCCAACCTCGACCTGGACCCGGAGGAGCCCGGCCGGCCGCGCAGCCAGTACGGCACCGCGGTGCTCTCGCGTTGGCCGATCCGGTCCTGGACCAACACCCATCTGCCGCTCGTCCCCGGCCATGAGCAGCGCGGTCTGCTCCGGGCCACGCTGGATGTGCGCGGCGGCCGCGTCGAGTTCGCGGTGACACATCTCCAGCACGACGACAACCAGGAGCGCGAGCGGCAGTCCGCCCGGATCGTCGAGCTCCTCGGGTCCGCCCCCGAACGCACCGTCCTGGTCGGCGACCTGAACGCCACGTCCGGGACCCCGGAGATCCGGACCCTGACCGATGTGCTGGGCGATGTGTGGCCCCAGGCCGGCACCGGTGACGGCTTCACCTACGACTCCACCGGCCCGCACGCCCGTATCGACTTCCTCCTCCCCTCCCACGACCTGCGCCCGCTCACCGCCCAGGTGTTCACGGCGGACCCGGAGGCGTCGGACCACCTGCCGGTGGTGAGCGATCTGCTGCTGCCCGTGCGCCACCGCCGGTGA
- a CDS encoding MarR family winged helix-turn-helix transcriptional regulator, which yields MADPDPDVPEPGAYDASEEPGAVHSAADIATAWQRERPGTPTESIEIVTPIWWLGKLFADDRDRALRAAGIDAATLDLLSVIRRSGPPYALSTREIARRTLVTAGAISQRVARAEREGLVLRRPGTTGRRTVLVCLTVEGHALIERSVDTVLGREARLVSGLSDDERTVLTGLLGKLMADVRRHTER from the coding sequence ATGGCCGACCCCGACCCCGATGTCCCGGAGCCCGGCGCCTATGACGCATCGGAGGAGCCCGGGGCCGTCCACTCCGCCGCGGACATCGCCACGGCCTGGCAGCGGGAACGTCCGGGCACCCCCACGGAGTCGATCGAGATCGTCACCCCCATCTGGTGGCTGGGGAAGCTCTTCGCCGACGACCGCGACCGGGCGTTGCGCGCGGCGGGAATCGACGCGGCCACCCTCGACCTGCTGTCCGTCATCCGCCGCTCCGGCCCACCGTACGCCCTGAGCACGCGCGAGATCGCCCGCCGGACGCTGGTGACCGCCGGAGCGATCTCCCAGCGCGTCGCCCGGGCCGAGCGGGAGGGCCTGGTCTTGCGTAGACCGGGGACCACCGGCCGCCGGACCGTCCTGGTATGCCTGACGGTCGAAGGCCACGCCCTCATCGAGCGATCCGTCGACACGGTGCTCGGCCGTGAGGCCCGGCTCGTCAGCGGCCTGTCGGATGACGAGCGCACGGTGCTCACCGGGCTCCTGGGCAAGCTGATGGCGGACGTCCGGCGGCACACGGAACGATGA
- a CDS encoding acetylornithine transaminase, translated as MSNEELKRRWQGALMDNYGTPRLPLTHGEGTKVWDADGKEYLDFVGGIAVNSLGHAHPAVVRAVSDQVATLGHVSNLFVAEPPVALAERLLQLFGRSGRVYFSNSGAEAVEAAFKIGRRTGRTHMVATDGGFHGRTMGALALTGQPAKQEPFRPLPGDVTHVPYGDVEALRAVVTTDTALVILEPIQGENGVIVPPAGYLAAAREITRATGTLLVLDEIQTGIGRTGHWFEHQAQGVEPDVVTLAKGLGAGMPIGATLAFGSAADLLTPGQHGSTFGGNPVSCAAGLAVLDTIAADGLLDRVKRAGERLRNGIESLDHASVARVRGAGLLLGIVLTESLAPQVQKAAQDAGLLVNAVAPDVVRLAPPLVISDGEVDTFLRELPAVLDAAHEGDGERRAGD; from the coding sequence GTGAGCAACGAGGAGCTGAAGCGGCGCTGGCAGGGGGCGCTCATGGACAACTACGGCACCCCCCGCCTCCCGCTCACCCACGGCGAGGGCACCAAGGTCTGGGACGCGGACGGCAAGGAGTACCTCGACTTCGTCGGCGGTATCGCCGTCAACTCCCTCGGCCATGCCCACCCCGCCGTCGTCCGGGCGGTGTCCGACCAGGTCGCCACCCTCGGCCATGTCTCCAACCTCTTCGTGGCCGAGCCCCCGGTGGCGCTCGCCGAGCGGCTGCTCCAGCTCTTCGGCCGCTCCGGACGCGTCTACTTCTCCAACTCCGGCGCGGAGGCGGTCGAGGCCGCCTTCAAGATCGGGCGGCGTACCGGGCGCACCCATATGGTGGCCACCGACGGCGGCTTCCACGGCCGCACCATGGGGGCGCTGGCCCTGACCGGCCAGCCCGCCAAGCAGGAGCCCTTCCGTCCGCTGCCCGGCGATGTGACGCACGTACCGTACGGGGACGTGGAGGCGCTGCGCGCGGTCGTCACCACCGACACCGCCCTCGTCATCCTGGAGCCCATCCAGGGCGAGAACGGCGTCATCGTGCCGCCGGCCGGCTATCTGGCGGCGGCGCGGGAGATCACCCGGGCCACCGGCACCCTGCTGGTGCTCGACGAGATCCAGACCGGGATCGGGCGGACCGGCCACTGGTTCGAGCACCAGGCGCAGGGCGTCGAGCCCGATGTCGTCACCCTCGCCAAGGGGCTCGGCGCCGGGATGCCCATCGGCGCCACCCTCGCCTTCGGGTCGGCGGCCGATCTGCTGACCCCGGGCCAGCACGGATCCACCTTCGGCGGCAACCCCGTCTCCTGCGCGGCCGGTCTCGCCGTCCTCGACACCATCGCCGCCGACGGCCTCCTGGACCGGGTCAAGCGGGCGGGGGAGCGGCTGCGTAACGGAATCGAGTCGCTCGACCACGCATCGGTCGCCCGGGTCCGCGGCGCCGGGCTGCTGCTCGGTATCGTGCTCACAGAGTCCCTCGCGCCGCAGGTGCAGAAGGCGGCTCAGGACGCGGGACTCCTGGTGAACGCGGTCGCGCCGGATGTGGTCCGGCTCGCCCCGCCGCTCGTCATCTCCGACGGCGAGGTGGACACCTTCCTCCGGGAGCTGCCCGCCGTCCTGGACGCCGCACATGAGGGAGACGGGGAACGACGAGCCGGAGACTGA
- the argJ gene encoding bifunctional glutamate N-acetyltransferase/amino-acid acetyltransferase ArgJ, with product MSVTAAQGFTASGVAAGIKENGNPDLALVVNTGPRLSAAAVFTSNRVKAAPILWSEQVIKGGQVSAVVLNSGGANACTGPLGFQDTHATAERAAEALGHSAGEVAVASTGLIGVRLPMDAVLSGVGKAAEALSPHGGEKAAIAIKTTDTVHKTAVVQSPAGWTVGGMAKGAGMLAPGLATMLVVLTTDADTDTPGLDTALRAATRTTFDRIDSDGCMSTNDMVLLMASGASGVAPDAAEFAEAVREVCADLARQLIGDAEGASKDIRIEVVGAATEDDAVEVGRSIARNNLLKCAVHGEDPNWGRVLAAIGTTSAAFDPDQLNVAINDVWVCKNGSVGEDRELVDMRYREVRITADLAAGGESAVIWANDLTADYVHENSAYSS from the coding sequence ATGAGCGTTACGGCAGCCCAGGGCTTCACGGCCTCCGGCGTCGCGGCAGGGATCAAGGAGAACGGAAACCCCGACCTCGCACTCGTGGTGAACACCGGCCCGCGCCTCTCCGCCGCGGCCGTCTTCACCTCCAACCGTGTCAAGGCCGCCCCCATCCTGTGGTCCGAGCAGGTCATCAAGGGCGGTCAGGTCTCGGCCGTCGTCCTCAACTCCGGTGGCGCCAACGCCTGCACCGGGCCGCTGGGCTTCCAGGACACCCACGCCACCGCCGAGAGGGCCGCGGAGGCCCTCGGCCACAGCGCGGGCGAGGTCGCCGTGGCCTCCACCGGGCTCATCGGCGTCCGGCTGCCCATGGACGCGGTGCTGTCCGGGGTGGGCAAGGCCGCCGAGGCGCTCTCCCCGCACGGCGGCGAGAAGGCCGCGATCGCCATCAAGACCACCGACACCGTCCACAAGACGGCCGTCGTGCAGAGCCCCGCCGGCTGGACCGTGGGCGGTATGGCCAAGGGCGCCGGGATGCTGGCCCCGGGCCTGGCCACCATGCTCGTCGTCCTCACCACCGACGCCGACACGGACACCCCCGGGCTGGACACCGCGCTGCGCGCGGCCACCCGCACCACCTTCGACCGGATCGACTCCGACGGCTGCATGTCCACCAACGACATGGTGCTGCTGATGGCCTCCGGCGCCTCCGGTGTCGCTCCCGACGCCGCGGAGTTCGCCGAGGCGGTCCGCGAGGTCTGCGCCGATCTCGCCCGCCAGCTGATCGGGGACGCCGAGGGCGCCTCCAAGGACATCCGGATCGAGGTCGTGGGCGCGGCCACCGAGGACGACGCGGTGGAGGTGGGCCGCTCCATCGCCCGCAACAACCTCCTCAAGTGCGCCGTCCACGGCGAGGACCCCAACTGGGGCCGGGTGCTCGCCGCGATCGGCACCACCTCGGCCGCCTTCGACCCGGACCAGCTCAACGTCGCGATCAACGACGTCTGGGTGTGCAAGAACGGCTCGGTGGGCGAGGACCGGGAACTGGTCGACATGCGCTACCGCGAGGTCCGCATCACCGCCGACCTGGCCGCGGGCGGCGAGTCGGCGGTCATCTGGGCCAACGACCTGACCGCCGACTACGTCCACGAGAACAGCGCGTATTCGTCATGA
- a CDS encoding arginine repressor, with amino-acid sequence MTEAQHTDARDANHGGAAVPQTRTARHRRIVDILNRQAVRSQSQLAKLLADDGLSVTQATLSRDLDELGAVKIRNTGGELIYAVPSEGGDRTPRAPLGESASEARMARLAGELLISAEASANLVVLRTPPGAAQFLASAIDSAELHDILGTIAGDDTLLLISRDPLGGQALADHLLRLAQKER; translated from the coding sequence ATGACCGAGGCGCAGCACACCGACGCTAGGGACGCCAACCACGGCGGAGCGGCCGTGCCGCAGACCCGCACCGCACGCCACCGCCGGATCGTGGACATCCTGAACCGGCAGGCCGTGCGCTCCCAGAGCCAGCTCGCCAAGCTGCTCGCGGACGACGGGCTCTCCGTCACCCAGGCGACGCTCTCCCGGGACCTGGACGAGCTGGGCGCGGTGAAGATCCGCAACACCGGCGGTGAGCTGATCTACGCGGTGCCGAGCGAGGGCGGCGACCGTACGCCGCGCGCCCCGCTCGGCGAGTCGGCGAGCGAGGCGCGGATGGCCCGGCTGGCGGGTGAGCTGCTGATCTCGGCGGAGGCGTCGGCCAACCTCGTGGTGCTGCGCACTCCGCCGGGCGCCGCCCAGTTCCTCGCCTCGGCCATCGACTCGGCGGAGCTGCACGACATCCTCGGCACCATCGCGGGCGACGACACGCTCCTGCTGATCAGCCGCGACCCGCTGGGCGGCCAGGCGCTCGCCGACCATCTGCTGAGGCTGGCCCAGAAGGAGCGCTAG
- a CDS encoding FMN-binding protein, with protein sequence MKRKHPLRRIVVGTAATVSGVVLLLALKQPGSGGGQAVAENQPGQAPPVAATAPPGGAGAGAGAGAGGARTVTGDVAQTQYGPVQVSLTVNGGKITGAQAVKTPDSGPRSDQIAKDSIPKLNQQAVSAAKVDTVSGATYTSEGYARSLQSALDKAGTK encoded by the coding sequence ATGAAGAGGAAGCATCCGCTGCGCCGCATCGTCGTGGGAACGGCCGCCACCGTCTCCGGTGTGGTGCTGCTGCTCGCGCTGAAACAGCCCGGTTCGGGGGGCGGCCAGGCCGTCGCCGAGAACCAGCCGGGGCAGGCGCCCCCGGTCGCGGCCACGGCACCGCCCGGCGGGGCCGGAGCGGGAGCCGGGGCGGGTGCGGGCGGCGCCCGTACGGTCACCGGTGACGTCGCGCAGACGCAGTACGGCCCGGTCCAGGTGAGCCTCACCGTCAACGGCGGGAAGATCACCGGCGCGCAGGCGGTCAAGACGCCGGACTCCGGGCCGCGCAGCGATCAGATCGCCAAGGACTCCATCCCGAAACTCAACCAGCAGGCGGTGTCGGCGGCGAAGGTGGACACGGTCTCCGGTGCCACCTACACCAGCGAGGGGTACGCCAGGTCCCTGCAGAGCGCGCTCGACAAGGCGGGTACCAAGTGA
- the argB gene encoding acetylglutamate kinase, with product MSEPTARKHTALPKARILIEALPWLTRHHGKTVVVKFGGNAMVDDELKAAFAQDVVFLRHAGLRPVVVHGGGPQISAQLDRHGLVSEFKAGLRVTTDDAMDVVRMVLAGQVQRELVGLLNRHGPLAVGMTGEDAHLMSATKHFAEIDGEQVDIGRVGQITEMDTGAVRALLDDGRIPVVSSIARSVDDGHVYNVNADTAAAALAVALGAETLMVLTDVEGLYADWPNSDEVISKLTASQLEKLLPELASGMVPKMEGCLYAVRHGVTTARVLDGRVPHSILLEIFTDEGIGTMVLPDGTAIGKDDQDSKGDKGEDQ from the coding sequence ATGAGCGAGCCGACCGCCCGTAAACACACCGCCCTGCCCAAGGCCCGCATCCTCATCGAGGCGCTGCCCTGGCTGACCCGGCACCACGGCAAGACCGTGGTGGTCAAGTTCGGCGGCAACGCCATGGTCGACGACGAGCTGAAGGCCGCCTTCGCCCAGGACGTCGTCTTCCTGCGCCACGCGGGCCTGCGTCCCGTCGTCGTCCACGGCGGCGGCCCCCAGATCAGCGCACAGCTGGACCGCCACGGTCTGGTGAGCGAGTTCAAGGCCGGGCTGCGGGTCACCACCGACGACGCCATGGACGTCGTACGGATGGTGCTGGCCGGACAGGTCCAGCGCGAACTGGTCGGACTGCTCAACCGGCACGGCCCGCTGGCCGTCGGCATGACCGGTGAGGACGCGCATCTGATGTCCGCCACCAAGCACTTCGCCGAGATCGACGGCGAACAGGTGGACATCGGCCGGGTCGGCCAGATCACCGAGATGGACACCGGCGCGGTCCGGGCCCTGCTGGACGACGGCCGGATCCCGGTCGTCTCCTCCATCGCCCGCAGCGTCGACGACGGCCATGTCTACAACGTCAACGCCGACACGGCCGCGGCCGCCCTCGCCGTCGCGCTGGGCGCCGAGACGCTGATGGTGCTCACCGACGTGGAGGGCCTCTACGCCGACTGGCCCAACAGCGACGAGGTGATCAGCAAGCTCACCGCGAGCCAGCTGGAGAAGCTGCTCCCGGAGCTGGCCAGCGGCATGGTGCCGAAGATGGAGGGCTGTCTGTACGCCGTGCGCCACGGGGTGACCACCGCCCGCGTGCTCGACGGGCGCGTACCGCACTCCATCCTGCTGGAGATCTTCACCGACGAGGGCATCGGCACAATGGTCCTGCCGGACGGGACCGCGATCGGCAAGGACGACCAGGACAGCAAGGGCGACAAGGGGGAGGACCAGTGA
- a CDS encoding SDR family NAD(P)-dependent oxidoreductase, with the protein MSRTVLITGGTSGIGRAIAEAFIVDRAEVFITGRHPDAVEQTAKETGAHGVVCDAGSPERVAALADRFGELDILVNAAGGLPDAASDGLPPLDALLAQWHSSLSQNLLTAVLTTASVQEKLTGGGSVISIGSIGAERRGGSYGAAKAALAAWNASTSAELAPKGVTCNVISAGFIAGTNFFQGQMTDERRGALVAETHNKRAGTVEDIAQTAFFLASSGARHITGQTIHVNGGAFTTR; encoded by the coding sequence GTGAGCCGGACCGTGCTCATCACCGGTGGTACCAGCGGCATCGGCCGCGCCATCGCCGAAGCATTCATCGTCGACCGGGCGGAGGTATTCATCACCGGCCGCCACCCCGACGCCGTCGAACAGACCGCCAAGGAGACGGGGGCGCACGGCGTCGTCTGTGACGCCGGCTCCCCCGAGCGGGTCGCCGCCCTCGCCGACCGGTTCGGCGAGCTGGACATCCTGGTCAACGCGGCCGGCGGGCTGCCCGACGCGGCGTCCGACGGCCTCCCGCCCCTGGACGCGCTGCTCGCCCAGTGGCACAGCAGCCTGTCCCAGAACCTGCTCACCGCGGTGCTGACCACCGCCTCGGTCCAGGAGAAGCTGACCGGCGGCGGCTCCGTCATCAGCATCGGCTCGATCGGCGCCGAGCGCCGGGGCGGCTCCTACGGCGCGGCGAAGGCCGCCCTGGCCGCGTGGAACGCCTCGACGTCCGCCGAGCTCGCGCCGAAGGGCGTCACCTGCAATGTGATCTCCGCGGGCTTCATCGCCGGTACGAACTTCTTCCAGGGCCAGATGACCGACGAACGCCGCGGCGCGCTCGTGGCGGAGACCCACAACAAGCGTGCGGGCACAGTCGAAGACATCGCACAGACCGCCTTCTTCCTGGCCTCGTCCGGCGCGCGGCACATCACCGGCCAGACCATTCACGTCAACGGAGGCGCTTTCACCACGCGGTAG
- a CDS encoding ferric reductase-like transmembrane domain-containing protein — protein sequence MRRIQPRRSHAVPLILLSLAGAAAVLSLWWQNTPNVDGTAQWLTHAGRLSGLLGGYVLALVVLQMARVPALERRVGSDRVARWHALSGRYALCLIVAHVGLIIAGYAEQAGTGLVDQSVTVVMDYPDMIKAAVGTAMLVVIGLISAGMVRRRMPYEVWYYLHLFTYLAVFLTFWHQLATGAEFVGNKTAETAWYALYGTVTALVIWYRLLVPLRLNLRHRMRVEAVVPEAPGVVSVLIKGRKLHRLGAQAGQFFRWRFLAPGMRWGSHPYSLSAPPRPELLRITVKAVGGHSTGLASLEPGTRVWAEGPYGAMTAARRSRGKVLMIAGGAGITPIRALFETLPGKGSDLTLLYRARSVGDLALWNELKQIATERGARLLYAVNGPDGARPEITAERLGHLLPDIEDHDVYLCGPPGLAEHAYGALREAGVPDRRIHHESFEL from the coding sequence ATGCGCCGCATCCAGCCTCGCCGTTCGCATGCCGTGCCGTTGATCCTGCTCAGCCTGGCAGGTGCGGCGGCGGTGCTGTCGCTGTGGTGGCAGAACACTCCGAACGTCGACGGCACCGCGCAGTGGCTGACCCACGCCGGGCGGCTCAGCGGGCTGCTCGGCGGCTATGTCCTCGCCCTCGTCGTCCTCCAGATGGCGCGCGTTCCGGCGCTGGAGCGACGGGTGGGGTCGGACCGGGTCGCGCGGTGGCACGCGTTGAGCGGGCGGTACGCGCTGTGTCTGATCGTGGCGCATGTCGGGCTGATCATCGCGGGCTACGCGGAGCAGGCGGGCACCGGCCTCGTCGACCAGTCCGTCACCGTGGTCATGGACTACCCGGACATGATCAAGGCGGCGGTCGGCACCGCGATGCTGGTGGTGATCGGGCTGATCTCGGCGGGAATGGTGCGCCGCCGGATGCCGTACGAGGTGTGGTACTACCTGCATCTGTTCACCTATCTGGCGGTCTTCCTGACGTTCTGGCACCAGCTCGCGACCGGCGCGGAGTTCGTCGGGAACAAGACCGCGGAGACCGCCTGGTACGCGCTGTACGGCACGGTCACCGCGCTGGTGATCTGGTACCGGCTGCTGGTGCCGCTGCGGCTGAACCTGCGGCACCGGATGCGGGTGGAGGCCGTCGTACCGGAGGCGCCCGGAGTGGTGTCGGTGCTGATCAAGGGGCGCAAGCTGCACCGGCTCGGGGCGCAGGCCGGGCAGTTCTTCCGTTGGCGGTTCCTGGCCCCGGGGATGCGCTGGGGCTCGCATCCGTACTCGCTCTCCGCGCCGCCCCGGCCGGAGCTGCTGCGGATCACGGTGAAGGCGGTGGGCGGCCACAGCACCGGGCTGGCCTCGCTGGAGCCGGGGACGCGGGTGTGGGCGGAGGGGCCTTACGGGGCGATGACCGCGGCGCGGCGCAGCCGCGGCAAGGTACTGATGATCGCGGGCGGGGCCGGGATCACCCCGATCCGGGCGCTGTTCGAGACGCTGCCCGGCAAGGGCAGTGACCTCACCCTGCTCTACCGGGCCCGCAGCGTCGGGGACCTGGCGCTGTGGAACGAGCTGAAGCAGATCGCGACCGAGCGCGGGGCCCGGCTGCTGTACGCGGTGAACGGCCCGGACGGCGCCCGGCCGGAGATCACCGCGGAGCGGCTGGGCCATCTGCTCCCCGACATCGAGGACCACGACGTCTATCTGTGCGGCCCGCCGGGCCTGGCCGAGCACGCGTACGGGGCGCTGCGTGAGGCGGGGGTTCCGGATCGCCGGATCCACCACGAATCCTTCGAGCTGTGA